A window of Maioricimonas rarisocia genomic DNA:
TCTCAGGACGGCCGGGCTGCAGCCTGCTGCTCGCCCAGTCGTCTGAGGTACTCGAGCGAAAAGATCCCCGACGTATGCCCATCGCTGAACTGAATCGCGTAGGCGTAGTTGCCGACCGGCTTCATCCCCAGCACGCGGAGCGGCTGGGCTTCCGCGGGACTGAGGACAGGCAGCAGGGACGATTCTTCACCGCGCGGCTCATCGTCTTCCGCACGGCAGTTCGCGCAGGGACAGTGGTCGCGCAGAAAACGCCAGGACAGTCGATGCACCTGACCGTCCTTCCAGACGATCTGCAGCGCCTCGGCGTCACCCTGAAGTTTTTCGGGAATCAGATCGGACATGACAGCAGGGACTCACTCGGCATCGATGCGTCGCAGAACGAGCACCGGACAATCGGCATGTTCGATAACGTACTCCGCCACCGAACCGAGAACGAACCGCTTGAGTCCATGATAACCGTGCGAGGGGATCACGATCAGATCAGCATCGCGGGCCTCGGAATACTGGGCCACCAATTCGCCCGGGTGGCCGATGCGAATCTCGAAGTCGACGCCTTCGAACCCATGCTCCTGCATGAACTGCTCGGCGTATTTTCGAGCGTGGTCTTCCCTCCCGGTATCGGTCATTCCGCCGAAAACCATGCCCGGCGAGACGATCTCCAGAGGAATCAGCACGTGCAGCACGTGGACATTCGCCCGGTCGTCGACCAGATCGATCGCCGTCTGCACGGCTTCGGGACTGGAGGCGGAGAAATCGATCGGAACGACGACAGACTTGCGGGGATACCAGCTCATCGTGAACTCGGTTCTCGGGAAAGTGCGGTCAGGGCTCAGTCCGCATTATCCGTATCCCCGGTCTCAATCTCCAGCGGCCCTTTCAAATGTTCTTCTTCGAGCGGGGGGAGCGTCAGCACGCGGTACATGCAGTAGCTCACCAGCGTCAGCACGGAACTGATCGACAACACCATCACGGTCCAGCCGGCGGGATTCATTCGTCGTCCTCCACGGGCAGAAGCAAACCGTACTGTCCAACGTGCCTGATTCGACCTTCCGCCGCCCAGCGGCGACCGGCAATATGCACCAGCACCAGCAGGAAGACGAGCAGGACGAGAATGAACAGGATCGACCCCAGGGCAACCGTGTCCTGAGAAATCGTTGCTGCGTAGTCCGGAACGTTCTGCCAGCAGAACGCCACGAAGATCACCGCCAGATACAACGGCGTGACGTACTTCAGCATGAACTGGACGAACCGGGGGATGCGGATGTGCGCCCCGCGGTGAGCCTCCTCTTCACCCCGGTCGATGCCGAAGATCCAGCCGTACATCACCGCCTGAATCATCGCCAGCAGGTAGATCAGCCCGGTGCCGACCCAGAAATCGAAGGTATCGAGGGCAACCAGGCCCTTGGAGAAGTAGACGATGAAGCCGGCCCCGATGGCGGCGATCAGTCCGAGAATCGACGCCGATGCGTGCCGCTTCAGCCCCAGGCCTTCTTCGAAGAAGGCGATCGCCGGCTGCAGCATCGAGACACTACTGGTCACCGCGGCCAGGAACAGCATGAAGAACCACAGGAAGCCGAAAAACTGCCCGCCGGGCATGGCCGCAAATACGTTCGGCAGGGCGTTGAATCCCAGCCCGAACGTCCCGAAGCCGGCCACCGCCGTCCCCAGGAAGATGAATGCCGCCGGCAGCGTAATCAGGCCGCCCAGGCAGACCTCGAAGAACTCGTTCATGCTGCTGGCCGACAGGCCGCTGAGCACGACGTCATCATCCTCACGCAGATAGCTGGCGTAATTGACGATGATCCCGAACCCGACCGACAGGCTGAAGAAGATCTGTCCGGAGGCGGCCAGCCAGGTCTGAGGATTCGACAACGCCTGGAAATCCGGGTTCCACATGAAACCCAGCCCGCCGATGACCGACTGATCCGGCTTCGAGGGATCGGGCGTCCCCAGCGTCAGCACGCGAACGAGCACGCACAGTGCGCAGATCACCATCAACGGCATGGCGAACCGGCAGAAAGTTTCGATGCCTTTGTTCACGCCGCGATAGATCAGCACGAAGTTCAGGAG
This region includes:
- a CDS encoding universal stress protein, producing the protein MSWYPRKSVVVPIDFSASSPEAVQTAIDLVDDRANVHVLHVLIPLEIVSPGMVFGGMTDTGREDHARKYAEQFMQEHGFEGVDFEIRIGHPGELVAQYSEARDADLIVIPSHGYHGLKRFVLGSVAEYVIEHADCPVLVLRRIDAE
- a CDS encoding sodium-dependent transporter, which produces MSEASPQPPRDQWGSRIGVILAVAGSAVGLGNFLRFPGQAAQNGGGAFMIPYFVALLVLGIPLCWAEWTMGRYGGRLGFNSAPGVYSAIWRNRFAKYFGAIAVLIPLVIYMYYVVIEAWCLGYALSYLSGSLMKGSDPAAYEEFFGNFVGAGEHGALLQPGNRSFLWLLGATFLLNFVLIYRGVNKGIETFCRFAMPLMVICALCVLVRVLTLGTPDPSKPDQSVIGGLGFMWNPDFQALSNPQTWLAASGQIFFSLSVGFGIIVNYASYLREDDDVVLSGLSASSMNEFFEVCLGGLITLPAAFIFLGTAVAGFGTFGLGFNALPNVFAAMPGGQFFGFLWFFMLFLAAVTSSVSMLQPAIAFFEEGLGLKRHASASILGLIAAIGAGFIVYFSKGLVALDTFDFWVGTGLIYLLAMIQAVMYGWIFGIDRGEEEAHRGAHIRIPRFVQFMLKYVTPLYLAVIFVAFCWQNVPDYAATISQDTVALGSILFILVLLVFLLVLVHIAGRRWAAEGRIRHVGQYGLLLPVEDDE
- a CDS encoding DUF971 domain-containing protein: MSDLIPEKLQGDAEALQIVWKDGQVHRLSWRFLRDHCPCANCRAEDDEPRGEESSLLPVLSPAEAQPLRVLGMKPVGNYAYAIQFSDGHTSGIFSLEYLRRLGEQQAAARPS